In one Desulfomicrobium escambiense DSM 10707 genomic region, the following are encoded:
- a CDS encoding fumarate hydratase, translated as MRTIDATQIIDTVARMCIDANRNLPQDVRAGFTRCAAAEDGAAAREIFRQLTENYELSERTGLPLCQDTGLAVFFVDVGEDLRVAGMNIREAINEGVRKGYTEGFLRKSACDPLTRANTGDNTPAVIHFDIVPGDKLKIAFMAKGGGSENMSRVTMLAPAQGWPGIRKFVIERVAEAGPNPCPPTIVGIGIGGTFDYAPILAKKALLRKLDDVNPDPKLAGMERELLEALNKLGIGPMGLGGRTTCLAVKIAMSPCHIASLPLAVNIQCHSSRHQEVEL; from the coding sequence ATGCGCACCATCGACGCTACACAGATCATCGACACCGTGGCCCGGATGTGCATCGACGCCAACCGCAACCTCCCGCAGGACGTGCGCGCCGGCTTCACCCGCTGCGCTGCCGCCGAGGACGGAGCCGCGGCCAGGGAGATCTTCCGCCAGCTGACCGAGAACTATGAACTGTCCGAAAGGACCGGCCTGCCCCTGTGCCAGGACACAGGGCTGGCCGTGTTCTTCGTCGACGTCGGCGAGGACCTGCGCGTTGCGGGCATGAACATCCGCGAGGCCATCAACGAAGGCGTGCGCAAGGGCTACACCGAAGGCTTCCTGCGCAAGTCCGCCTGCGACCCGCTGACCCGCGCCAACACGGGGGACAACACCCCGGCCGTCATCCACTTCGACATCGTGCCCGGCGACAAACTGAAAATCGCCTTCATGGCCAAGGGGGGGGGGAGCGAGAACATGTCCCGCGTGACCATGCTCGCCCCGGCCCAGGGCTGGCCCGGCATCAGGAAGTTCGTCATCGAGCGCGTGGCCGAGGCCGGTCCCAACCCCTGCCCGCCGACCATCGTCGGCATCGGCATCGGCGGCACCTTCGACTACGCGCCCATCCTGGCCAAAAAGGCCCTGCTGCGAAAACTGGACGACGTGAACCCGGACCCCAAGCTGGCCGGCATGGAAAGGGAACTCCTCGAAGCCCTGAACAAGCTCGGCATCGGCCCCATGGGCCTGGGCGGCAGGACCACCTGCCTGGCCGTCAAGATAGCCATGAGCCCCTGCCACATCGCGAGCCTCCCCCTGGCCGTGAACATCCAGTGCCATTCCTCCAGACACCAGGAGGTGGAACTCTGA
- a CDS encoding Fe-S-containing hydro-lyase — protein MAEYTLRTPLTDEDTTRLKAGDVVRLTGTIYTARDAAHKRLCGLLDKGEPLPFDLQGSVIYYVGPSPAPPGRPIGAAGPTTSYRMDTYAPRLHALGCKASVGKGKRSDAVKQALADHKAVYFGATGGAGALLSKCITAAKVIAFDDLGPEAIRELTVEDFPLLVINDCHGGELYVQPDRTAAGLE, from the coding sequence ATGGCCGAATATACGCTGCGCACACCTCTCACGGACGAAGACACGACCCGGCTCAAGGCCGGCGACGTGGTCCGGCTGACGGGCACCATCTACACGGCCCGCGACGCCGCCCACAAGCGCCTCTGCGGCCTGCTCGACAAGGGCGAACCCCTGCCCTTCGACCTGCAGGGCTCCGTCATCTACTACGTGGGCCCCAGCCCCGCGCCCCCCGGCCGCCCCATCGGCGCCGCCGGCCCGACCACCAGCTACCGCATGGACACCTACGCCCCGCGCCTGCACGCCCTGGGCTGCAAAGCCTCCGTCGGCAAGGGCAAGAGAAGCGACGCGGTCAAGCAGGCCCTCGCGGACCACAAGGCCGTCTACTTCGGCGCCACGGGCGGGGCCGGTGCCCTGCTGTCCAAGTGCATCACGGCGGCCAAAGTCATCGCCTTCGACGACCTGGGCCCTGAGGCCATCCGCGAACTGACCGTGGAAGACTTCCCGCTCCTGGTCATCAACGACTGCCACGGCGGCGAGCTGTACGTGCAGCCCGACCGGACGGCAGCTGGGCTGGAATAA
- a CDS encoding malic enzyme-like NAD(P)-binding protein: MALFTPQEALDYHSEVRPGKIEVVPVKPYSTQKHLTMAYSPGVAESCLAIAKDPDLTYKYTGRGNLVAVVSNGTAVLGLGNIGAHAGKPVMEGKGLLFKIFADVDVYDINLDVTDPDKLCEIVKAMEPTFGGINLEDIKSPECFYIEDKLKKEMGIPVFHDDQHGTAIISAAGLLNALEITGKKIGDLRMVVSGAGAAAISCTRLYVALGMKLENIAMFDSRGHMHLGRTDLNEQKREFATKKAYGSLAEAMVGADVFLGLSKAGVVSKDMVKGMAKDPIIFACANPVPEISYTDAKEARPDAIMATGRSDYPNQINNVLGFPFIFRGALDVMATNINEEMKMAAAKALADLAKQPVPDYVLEAYGVDKLEFGIDYIIPKPVDLRLIEFESAAVAQAAMDTGVARKPIADMDAYKASLRERITKSRERLDAFVKSYPQIF, from the coding sequence ATGGCCCTTTTCACACCCCAGGAAGCGCTGGATTACCATTCCGAAGTCCGTCCCGGCAAAATCGAGGTCGTGCCGGTCAAGCCCTACTCCACCCAGAAGCACCTGACCATGGCCTACAGCCCGGGCGTGGCCGAGTCCTGCCTGGCCATCGCCAAGGACCCGGACCTGACCTACAAGTACACCGGGCGCGGAAACCTCGTGGCCGTGGTCTCCAACGGCACCGCCGTCCTGGGCCTGGGCAACATCGGCGCCCACGCAGGCAAGCCCGTCATGGAAGGCAAGGGCCTGCTCTTCAAGATTTTCGCCGACGTCGACGTCTACGACATCAACCTCGACGTGACCGACCCCGACAAGCTCTGCGAGATCGTCAAGGCCATGGAGCCCACCTTCGGCGGCATCAACCTCGAAGACATCAAGTCCCCGGAATGCTTCTACATCGAGGACAAGCTCAAAAAGGAAATGGGCATCCCGGTCTTCCACGACGACCAGCACGGCACGGCCATCATCTCCGCCGCCGGCCTGCTCAATGCGCTCGAAATCACGGGCAAGAAGATCGGCGACCTGCGCATGGTCGTATCCGGCGCCGGCGCCGCGGCCATCTCCTGCACCCGGCTGTACGTGGCGCTGGGCATGAAGCTCGAAAACATCGCCATGTTCGACTCCCGCGGGCACATGCACCTGGGCCGCACGGACCTGAACGAGCAGAAGCGGGAATTCGCCACCAAGAAGGCCTACGGCTCCCTGGCCGAGGCCATGGTCGGAGCCGACGTCTTCCTGGGCCTGTCCAAGGCCGGCGTGGTCAGCAAGGACATGGTCAAAGGCATGGCCAAGGACCCCATCATCTTCGCCTGCGCCAACCCGGTCCCGGAAATCTCCTACACCGACGCCAAGGAAGCCCGCCCCGACGCCATCATGGCCACGGGCCGCTCGGACTACCCCAACCAGATCAACAACGTCCTGGGCTTCCCCTTCATCTTCCGCGGCGCCCTGGACGTCATGGCCACCAACATCAACGAAGAAATGAAAATGGCCGCCGCCAAGGCCCTGGCCGACCTGGCCAAGCAGCCGGTGCCGGACTACGTCCTCGAAGCCTACGGGGTCGACAAGCTGGAATTCGGCATCGACTACATCATCCCCAAACCCGTTGACCTGCGCCTCATCGAGTTCGAGTCCGCCGCCGTGGCCCAGGCCGCCATGGACACGGGCGTGGCCCGCAAGCCCATCGCCGACATGGACGCCTACAAGGCCTCGCTGCGGGAAAGGATCACCAAGTCCCGCGAACGCCTCGACGCCTTCGTGAAGAGCTACCCGCAGATCTTCTGA
- a CDS encoding energy transducer TonB, with protein sequence MAMPEYPREARRLGKEGTVVLKISLDASGAVAAIDVLQTPGYGLDASAREAVMRSRFRPATARGVPVACQAILPVHFKLR encoded by the coding sequence ATGGCCATGCCCGAGTACCCGCGCGAGGCCCGGCGGCTGGGCAAGGAAGGGACCGTGGTGCTGAAGATTTCCCTCGACGCGTCCGGCGCAGTCGCGGCCATCGATGTGCTCCAGACGCCAGGCTACGGTCTGGACGCGTCCGCCCGCGAGGCCGTGATGCGCTCCCGCTTCCGTCCGGCCACGGCCCGCGGCGTGCCCGTGGCCTGCCAGGCCATCCTGCCGGTGCATTTCAAGCTGCGGTGA
- a CDS encoding class I SAM-dependent rRNA methyltransferase produces the protein MPRGLGLRRILRLLGAKKGQKIGHASRERVRFATAERGAGFFPRPGSPAVPGAAPAGNSGELQGQQSWSGHAPPGHEPQPDRAENRDVHQQGAEDGQQEMPSCNAAPKIVRSSGAIFPVDAPRGLTYVFGGLPVHGAQALTLRGFPLRIKDIIVDQQLIIAAGREKSLFRRHPWIFSGAVASVKGRPKSGQTVDVLGQNSQWLARAAFSPKSQIQGRVWTFDADERIDAEFFLRRIGQSAARRRRLETESDALRLVQSESDGLPGLILDRYAAVLVFQLLTAGAEFWRAEIIAALRTLFPDDAILERSDVDVRAKEGLAERIEAVHGEIPELVEIRENGVRLLVDVRSGHKTGFYLDQRDSRLAVGRAAAGAEVLNCFSYTGGFGLAALRGGAKSVTQLDASAPALELAVRNRALNGFAPDSMTTVCGDAFQILRAWRKEGRTFDLIVLDPPKFVDSKASLTRAARGYKDVNLCAFHLLRPGGRLFTFSCSGLMEDTLFQKIVADAALDAGRTGRIVRRLTQAPDHPVELAFPEGAYLKGLEIEVE, from the coding sequence GTGCCGCGCGGGTTGGGTCTCAGACGCATCCTCCGACTTCTCGGCGCCAAGAAGGGGCAGAAGATCGGACATGCGTCCCGCGAACGCGTCCGTTTCGCCACTGCCGAGCGCGGCGCCGGCTTTTTCCCCCGCCCCGGCTCCCCGGCCGTCCCGGGCGCCGCCCCCGCCGGAAATTCCGGCGAGCTCCAGGGACAGCAGTCGTGGTCCGGTCATGCCCCACCAGGGCACGAACCACAGCCTGACCGCGCCGAAAACCGCGACGTGCACCAGCAGGGCGCAGAAGACGGCCAACAGGAAATGCCCAGTTGTAACGCGGCGCCAAAAATTGTCAGGTCCAGCGGCGCCATTTTTCCCGTGGACGCCCCCCGGGGCTTGACCTATGTTTTCGGTGGCCTGCCCGTCCATGGCGCGCAGGCACTCACATTGCGGGGGTTCCCCCTGCGCATCAAGGACATCATCGTGGACCAACAGCTCATCATCGCCGCGGGCCGGGAAAAATCGCTGTTCCGGCGTCATCCGTGGATCTTTTCCGGTGCGGTGGCCTCTGTCAAGGGCCGCCCCAAATCAGGGCAGACCGTCGATGTTCTGGGACAAAACAGCCAGTGGCTGGCCAGGGCCGCCTTTTCGCCCAAATCCCAGATCCAGGGCCGGGTCTGGACCTTCGATGCGGACGAACGGATCGATGCCGAATTCTTCCTGCGCCGCATTGGCCAGTCCGCCGCCAGACGCCGGAGGCTCGAAACCGAAAGCGACGCCCTGCGCCTCGTACAATCGGAATCCGACGGCCTGCCGGGCCTCATCCTGGACCGCTACGCCGCGGTCCTCGTCTTCCAGCTCCTGACGGCCGGTGCCGAATTCTGGCGGGCGGAGATCATCGCGGCGTTGCGCACCCTGTTTCCGGACGACGCGATTCTGGAACGCTCCGACGTGGACGTGCGGGCCAAGGAGGGACTGGCCGAGCGGATCGAAGCCGTGCATGGCGAAATCCCGGAGCTTGTCGAAATCCGCGAGAACGGCGTGCGCCTCCTGGTCGACGTCAGAAGCGGCCACAAGACCGGCTTCTACCTCGACCAGCGTGACAGCCGTCTGGCCGTGGGCCGGGCCGCGGCCGGGGCCGAAGTCCTGAACTGCTTCTCCTACACCGGCGGCTTCGGCCTGGCCGCACTTCGGGGCGGGGCAAAAAGCGTCACCCAGCTCGACGCCTCGGCCCCGGCCCTGGAACTGGCCGTCCGCAACCGCGCCCTGAACGGCTTCGCCCCCGATTCCATGACCACGGTCTGCGGCGACGCCTTCCAGATCCTGCGCGCCTGGCGCAAGGAAGGCCGCACCTTCGACCTCATCGTCCTGGACCCTCCCAAGTTCGTCGACTCCAAGGCCAGCCTCACCCGCGCGGCCCGCGGCTACAAGGACGTCAACCTCTGCGCCTTCCACCTCCTGCGCCCCGGCGGCCGCCTCTTCACCTTCTCCTGCTCGGGCCTGATGGAGGACACCCTGTTCCAGAAAATCGTGGCCGACGCGGCCCTGGACGCAGGGCGCACCGGACGGATCGTGCGCAGGCTTACGCAGGCCCCGGACCACCCGGTGGAGCTTGCCTTTCCGGAGGGGGCGTATCTGAAGGGGCTCGAAATCGAGGTAGAGTGA
- a CDS encoding type II toxin-antitoxin system RelE/ParE family toxin, whose translation MPAILRAIRRSRRCTINGAAMRVRWLRKALANLNAEAEYIAADDPDSAANMFDCVVTKVATLTDFPSLGRPGRVPGTRELVIERYDLLIPYRVLADEVHILRVFHTRRKPPTSR comes from the coding sequence ATGCCGGCGATTTTGCGAGCGATCAGGAGATCGAGGCGATGCACGATAAATGGGGCGGCAATGCGCGTTAGATGGCTGCGCAAAGCCCTGGCGAATTTGAATGCCGAGGCGGAATACATCGCGGCGGATGATCCGGATTCGGCTGCGAACATGTTTGATTGCGTCGTGACCAAGGTGGCGACTTTGACGGATTTCCCCAGTCTGGGACGGCCGGGGAGAGTACCCGGCACACGGGAGCTGGTTATTGAAAGGTATGACTTGCTCATCCCATACAGAGTCCTGGCGGATGAAGTGCACATCCTTCGTGTCTTCCACACCCGGCGCAAACCTCCTACCTCCAGGTAG
- a CDS encoding CopG family ribbon-helix-helix protein: MSVMSMRLPDEAMDRLGDLAKATGRTKSFLAGQAIMEFLERESWQVNEISQALGEADAGDFASDQEIEAMHDKWGGNAR, from the coding sequence ATGAGCGTCATGTCCATGCGGCTACCTGATGAAGCCATGGATCGTTTGGGAGATTTGGCCAAGGCTACCGGCAGAACGAAGTCATTTCTTGCCGGGCAGGCCATCATGGAATTTCTCGAGCGGGAGTCGTGGCAGGTGAACGAGATTTCTCAGGCGCTGGGAGAAGCGGATGCCGGCGATTTTGCGAGCGATCAGGAGATCGAGGCGATGCACGATAAATGGGGCGGCAATGCGCGTTAG
- a CDS encoding GNAT family N-acetyltransferase: MFEPVRKLRPGDDVDRFDCGQPALNQFLQRYALLSQKAGSAQTYVSIAQGRVVGFYSLAVGSVSPADAPGRVCKGLARHPVPVMILARLLVDAEFQRKGLGRALLKDALLRTLQAADIAGIRAILVHAKDEQARAWYASWDFEPSVTDPYHLFLLLKDLKAILVS; the protein is encoded by the coding sequence ATGTTCGAACCCGTGCGCAAGCTGCGTCCCGGCGACGACGTTGACCGATTCGACTGCGGCCAGCCCGCGCTCAATCAGTTCCTGCAGCGGTACGCGTTGCTCAGTCAGAAGGCCGGCAGCGCCCAGACGTATGTCAGCATCGCACAGGGGCGGGTGGTCGGCTTCTATTCCCTTGCCGTCGGGAGCGTGTCGCCCGCGGATGCGCCAGGCAGGGTTTGCAAAGGGCTGGCGCGGCATCCCGTGCCGGTCATGATTTTGGCCAGACTGTTGGTGGATGCGGAGTTTCAGCGTAAAGGCCTTGGGCGGGCGCTCCTGAAGGACGCCTTGTTACGGACACTCCAAGCGGCGGACATAGCGGGGATCAGGGCTATTCTGGTGCATGCCAAGGACGAGCAGGCACGGGCATGGTATGCTTCCTGGGATTTCGAGCCGAGCGTGACCGATCCGTATCACCTTTTTCTGCTGCTGAAGGATTTGAAGGCCATTCTGGTTTCGTAA
- a CDS encoding DUF1778 domain-containing protein — translation MATTTMSKTERIDVRASISVKQLLQEAAQASHKSVSEFLLEAGVNAANQALSERRHFELGEEQWAAFEKALDRPVQTKARLRSLIADAGVLG, via the coding sequence ATGGCAACCACAACCATGTCCAAAACCGAAAGGATCGATGTTCGAGCGAGCATTTCCGTGAAGCAGTTGCTGCAGGAGGCCGCGCAGGCCAGTCATAAGAGCGTGAGCGAGTTTCTGCTGGAGGCGGGCGTCAACGCCGCAAACCAGGCTCTTTCCGAGCGGCGCCATTTCGAGCTTGGGGAGGAGCAGTGGGCGGCCTTCGAGAAAGCCCTCGACAGGCCTGTGCAGACCAAGGCCAGGCTTCGCAGCCTCATCGCCGATGCCGGGGTGCTCGGCTGA
- a CDS encoding helix-turn-helix domain-containing protein: MARPLRIEFEGAWHHVMNRGRQREVIFRDPEDYKAFTGLLKSTSEMFRLGVAAYCLMPNHYHLLLQTPEANLARAMRHLGGVYTQWFNRRHGLDGQLFRGRYKAILVGEDEYLQGLVRYIHHNPLKAGMVKTLEEYPWSSHLGYLRRGDAWKWLHTGPLLAQFSDDPAKARAEYRRFMARDDDENIERVFSLKKLPTILGNSEFVQTIKDHFFAAKLSPEVPQSRQLAPVTAEDIRKAVCNVYGVEEETMNSSSRGITNEPRDVAMYLARTLRGDSLNRIAAKFKIEKYSTVASAISRIKMRIVADKDLAGRVERSKREIGKR; encoded by the coding sequence ATGGCACGACCACTCAGAATCGAATTCGAAGGCGCATGGCACCATGTCATGAACCGCGGCCGGCAACGGGAAGTCATTTTCCGCGATCCGGAGGACTACAAGGCATTCACCGGCCTGCTCAAGAGCACCTCGGAGATGTTCCGCCTGGGCGTCGCGGCCTATTGCCTGATGCCCAACCATTACCATCTGCTTCTCCAGACTCCGGAGGCCAACCTGGCCCGCGCCATGCGGCATCTCGGCGGGGTGTACACGCAGTGGTTCAACCGGCGGCACGGCCTGGACGGGCAGCTTTTCCGCGGAAGGTACAAGGCCATTTTGGTCGGGGAGGACGAATACCTGCAGGGTTTGGTCCGCTACATCCACCACAATCCGCTCAAGGCAGGGATGGTCAAAACGCTGGAAGAGTACCCCTGGAGCAGCCACCTCGGCTATCTGCGACGAGGAGACGCCTGGAAATGGCTGCACACCGGCCCGCTTCTCGCGCAATTCTCCGACGACCCGGCCAAGGCGCGCGCCGAATACCGCCGCTTCATGGCCCGGGATGACGACGAAAACATCGAAAGGGTCTTTTCGCTCAAGAAACTTCCCACCATTCTCGGCAATTCGGAATTCGTGCAGACCATCAAGGACCACTTCTTCGCCGCCAAACTCAGCCCGGAGGTCCCGCAGTCACGGCAGCTCGCGCCTGTTACGGCAGAAGATATCAGGAAAGCTGTCTGCAACGTCTACGGGGTCGAAGAGGAAACCATGAACTCCTCGTCCCGAGGCATCACCAACGAACCCCGCGACGTGGCCATGTACCTGGCCCGAACCCTCAGAGGCGACAGCCTCAATCGCATTGCCGCAAAGTTCAAAATTGAAAAATACAGCACCGTCGCCAGCGCCATCTCGCGAATCAAGATGAGAATTGTGGCAGACAAGGACCTTGCGGGTAGGGTGGAGAGAAGCAAAAGGGAAATCGGGAAGAGATAA
- a CDS encoding ATP-binding protein produces the protein MLDDLFALSQTLIRVRKRPYRRSFFVDALSGGRLCIIVGSRGVGKTTVMVQRLLAHAGGDIFSRKILYVQADHFLVARSSLYEIADEFFKYGGELVCFDEIHKYPAWAMELKSMADTFPGLKIMASGSSALEIVRGSHDLSRRALVLRMRGLSFREYLGMVHGLEFQKLSLADLTDGHGRAAEGVVAALERGGRKVLALFQDYLTRGYYPYFLEYPDTAQFQLTLTQQVQAALEVDLPAIHPTLGGASVGKMRKLLAIVSGMVPFTPDMKALKGMLEIGDERTLKSYLRFLEEAGILLTVSKSDKGLRAMEKPEKIYLNNPNLYHALSGAATADRGAVRETFFLNMLQPDHAVRVAAKGDFLVDGSLTFEIGGKGKDGGQIKGVENAWLALDDIEIGAGRRIPLWMFGFL, from the coding sequence ATGCTCGACGATCTTTTCGCTCTCAGCCAGACATTGATTCGTGTCCGCAAGCGCCCCTACCGGCGTTCGTTTTTCGTGGACGCTCTGTCCGGGGGACGTTTATGCATCATCGTCGGTTCACGCGGGGTCGGGAAGACCACGGTCATGGTCCAGCGGCTGCTGGCGCACGCGGGTGGTGATATTTTCTCGCGTAAGATCCTTTACGTTCAGGCCGATCATTTCCTCGTTGCGCGGTCGTCGTTGTACGAGATCGCCGATGAATTTTTCAAATACGGCGGCGAGCTCGTCTGCTTCGATGAAATCCACAAATATCCCGCCTGGGCAATGGAGCTTAAAAGCATGGCCGACACCTTTCCCGGCCTTAAAATCATGGCCTCGGGCAGTTCGGCTCTGGAGATCGTGCGCGGCAGCCATGATCTGAGCCGCAGAGCCCTGGTCCTGCGGATGCGGGGGCTTTCGTTCAGGGAATACCTTGGCATGGTCCACGGGCTGGAGTTCCAAAAATTGAGCCTTGCGGACCTGACAGACGGCCACGGGCGGGCGGCGGAAGGGGTGGTCGCAGCCCTGGAGCGGGGCGGGCGCAAGGTGCTGGCTTTATTTCAAGATTATTTGACGCGCGGGTATTACCCGTATTTTCTGGAATATCCGGACACGGCACAGTTCCAGCTCACGCTGACCCAGCAGGTCCAGGCCGCCCTGGAGGTGGACCTGCCCGCCATCCACCCCACTCTCGGCGGGGCGAGCGTGGGCAAGATGCGTAAGCTGCTGGCCATCGTGTCGGGGATGGTGCCGTTCACCCCGGACATGAAGGCGTTGAAGGGAATGCTTGAGATCGGCGATGAGCGGACTCTGAAAAGTTATCTCAGATTTCTGGAGGAGGCGGGCATTCTGCTGACCGTGTCCAAGAGCGACAAGGGGTTGCGTGCCATGGAGAAGCCCGAGAAAATCTATCTGAACAACCCCAACCTCTATCATGCCCTTTCTGGAGCAGCTACGGCGGACAGGGGCGCGGTCCGCGAAACGTTCTTCCTGAACATGCTGCAGCCAGACCATGCGGTCAGGGTTGCGGCAAAAGGCGACTTTCTCGTCGACGGTAGCCTGACCTTCGAAATCGGGGGGAAAGGCAAGGACGGCGGCCAGATAAAAGGGGTTGAAAACGCCTGGCTGGCTCTGGACGACATCGAGATCGGCGCAGGCCGTAGGATCCCATTATGGATGTTCGGTTTTTTGTGA
- a CDS encoding helix-turn-helix domain-containing protein gives MPRIFQAMSSASGATNEPRDVAMHLARTLRGDSLNRIAAKFKIEKYSTVASAISRIKMRIEADKDLADRVERSKREIEKRQRKT, from the coding sequence TTGCCCAGAATTTTCCAGGCGATGTCCTCCGCTAGTGGCGCCACCAACGAACCCCGCGACGTGGCCATGCATCTGGCCCGCACCCTCAGAGGCGACAGCCTCAATCGCATTGCCGCAAAGTTCAAAATTGAAAAATACAGCACCGTCGCCAGCGCCATCTCGCGAATCAAGATGAGAATTGAGGCAGACAAAGACTTGGCGGACAGGGTGGAGAGGAGCAAAAGGGAGATTGAGAAGAGACAAAGGAAGACTTGA
- a CDS encoding type II secretion system protein encodes MNRFRKNEKGFTLVELLIVVAIIGILAAIAIPQFVKYKRNASKSACESDLKNCMSEVAAQYSLNNTVFGGLCNSTVPGNKFPGYVYTSSNGTMVTATSAITAIASVSTSADVTVTTGYYGVDMTANIVDNGANCTFNN; translated from the coding sequence ATGAACCGGTTCAGAAAGAATGAAAAAGGTTTCACCCTGGTCGAACTTCTGATCGTCGTGGCCATCATCGGCATCCTGGCGGCGATCGCGATTCCGCAGTTTGTGAAGTATAAGAGGAATGCTTCGAAATCAGCTTGTGAATCTGATTTGAAGAATTGTATGTCCGAAGTGGCCGCACAATATTCGCTTAACAATACTGTATTCGGTGGCCTGTGCAATAGTACTGTCCCTGGAAATAAATTTCCTGGATATGTTTATACTTCTTCTAACGGGACAATGGTTACTGCTACTTCGGCGATTACGGCCATTGCAAGTGTCAGTACGTCCGCTGATGTCACTGTGACAACAGGTTATTATGGTGTCGATATGACGGCAAATATTGTCGACAATGGAGCAAATTGTACTTTTAATAACTAA
- a CDS encoding Bax inhibitor-1/YccA family protein, whose product MNFQTISRTRTDVQATNLFLRGVYNWMSLGLGLTALVAYAVATTPALAQAIFTNPILFWGLILAQFGMVMGLSGAVHRMSAGMATGLFLLYSALNGATLSVILLVYTAASIFKAFIVCTGMFAAMSVYGATTKKDLTGWGSFLFMGLIGIIIASIVNIFMASSALDFVISGIGVLIFTGLTAYDTQKLKVMGESAPMDDALAIRRGTILGALTLYLDFINLFLFLLRFFGSSRE is encoded by the coding sequence ATGAACTTCCAGACCATTTCCCGGACCCGGACCGATGTGCAGGCCACCAACCTGTTCCTGCGCGGGGTCTACAATTGGATGAGCCTGGGGCTCGGGCTCACGGCCCTTGTGGCCTACGCCGTGGCCACCACGCCGGCCTTGGCGCAGGCCATCTTCACGAACCCCATCCTGTTCTGGGGACTGATCCTGGCCCAGTTCGGCATGGTCATGGGATTGTCCGGCGCCGTGCACCGCATGTCCGCCGGAATGGCCACGGGCCTGTTCCTGCTTTACAGCGCCCTGAACGGCGCGACACTTTCGGTCATCCTGCTGGTGTACACGGCGGCCTCCATCTTCAAGGCCTTCATCGTCTGCACGGGCATGTTCGCGGCCATGAGCGTCTACGGCGCGACGACCAAGAAGGACCTGACCGGATGGGGCAGCTTCCTGTTCATGGGCCTCATCGGCATCATCATCGCGTCCATCGTCAACATCTTCATGGCCAGCTCGGCCCTGGACTTCGTCATCAGCGGCATCGGCGTCCTCATCTTCACGGGCCTGACCGCCTACGACACCCAGAAGCTCAAAGTCATGGGCGAGTCCGCGCCCATGGACGACGCCCTGGCCATCCGCCGAGGCACCATCCTCGGCGCCCTGACCCTGTACCTGGACTTCATCAACCTGTTCCTCTTCCTGCTCAGGTTCTTCGGGTCCTCCCGCGAATAA